A section of the Serratia liquefaciens ATCC 27592 genome encodes:
- a CDS encoding sugar ABC transporter ATP-binding protein, with protein sequence MTTSTAFITLENISKRFPGVLALDQINLTLNIGEVHCLAGQNGCGKSTIIKIISGVYQPEKGANISLEGKLFHSLTPQLSGYYGIQVIYQDLSLFPNLTVAENIAIHRYLPGGHFWVRKQVMRQTALDAMARVGVHIDPDKKVEKLSIADRQLVAICRAIAADARLVIMDEPTASLTRQEVDGLLRVVNELKAAGICVVFVSHRLDEVMEVADRISVMRDGKLVGTYPASQLDSHELAFLMTGQRFHYSQLPALASTDSAPLLEVRNLSRRGKYQDINLSLHGGEIVSIVGLLGAGRTELCLSLFGMTRPDSGEIRIDGQPVQLHNNREAVRQGIGYVSEDRLTQGLIMEQSIYDNTIVTVFDQLHTPLGLLDHAKATELVNRLIRDLNIKVSDSALPVKTLSGGNAQRIAIAKWVATQPKILILDSPTVGVDIANKEGIYQIAKDLAALGMAVLMICDEIPEAYYNSHRVMVMRKGELIAEFSPHHSTEQQIAEVVNG encoded by the coding sequence ATGACCACATCCACCGCATTTATCACCCTGGAAAATATCAGTAAGAGATTCCCAGGCGTGCTGGCCTTGGACCAGATCAACCTGACGCTAAATATTGGCGAAGTGCATTGCCTGGCCGGGCAAAATGGCTGCGGAAAAAGCACCATCATTAAAATTATTTCCGGCGTTTATCAGCCGGAAAAAGGCGCCAATATTTCGCTTGAGGGTAAACTTTTTCATTCTCTGACGCCGCAGCTGTCCGGCTATTACGGTATTCAGGTAATTTATCAGGATCTGTCGTTATTCCCCAACCTGACCGTGGCGGAAAATATCGCCATTCACCGCTACCTGCCCGGCGGCCATTTCTGGGTGCGCAAGCAGGTGATGCGCCAGACGGCGCTGGATGCCATGGCGCGCGTCGGCGTGCATATCGATCCCGACAAGAAAGTCGAAAAACTGTCGATTGCCGATCGCCAACTGGTGGCTATATGCCGCGCCATTGCCGCCGACGCACGGCTGGTGATCATGGATGAGCCAACCGCTTCGCTGACGCGGCAAGAGGTCGACGGCCTGCTGCGGGTGGTCAACGAACTGAAAGCGGCGGGTATCTGCGTGGTGTTCGTCAGCCACCGACTGGATGAAGTGATGGAGGTCGCCGACCGCATCAGCGTGATGCGCGACGGCAAGCTGGTCGGCACTTATCCCGCCAGCCAGTTGGACAGCCATGAACTGGCGTTCCTGATGACCGGCCAACGCTTCCATTACAGCCAACTGCCGGCGCTGGCGTCCACCGATAGCGCACCGCTGCTCGAGGTTCGTAATCTCAGCCGGCGCGGAAAATACCAGGACATCAATCTTTCACTGCACGGCGGCGAGATCGTTTCGATCGTCGGGCTGCTCGGCGCGGGCCGTACCGAGCTGTGCCTCAGCCTGTTCGGCATGACCCGTCCCGACAGCGGAGAAATTCGCATCGACGGTCAACCGGTCCAACTGCACAACAACCGAGAAGCGGTGCGCCAGGGTATCGGCTATGTGTCGGAGGATCGTCTTACGCAAGGGCTGATCATGGAGCAGTCGATCTACGACAACACCATCGTCACGGTGTTCGATCAACTGCACACCCCGCTCGGGCTGCTGGACCATGCCAAAGCGACCGAGCTGGTTAACCGGCTGATTCGCGATCTGAACATCAAGGTTTCCGACAGCGCGCTGCCGGTAAAAACCCTGTCGGGCGGCAATGCGCAACGTATCGCCATCGCCAAGTGGGTGGCAACGCAGCCGAAGATTCTGATCCTTGACTCGCCTACCGTCGGAGTGGATATCGCCAACAAAGAGGGGATCTACCAGATCGCCAAAGATCTGGCCGCGCTCGGCATGGCGGTGCTGATGATCTGCGACGAAATCCCGGAAGCCTATTACAACAGCCATCGGGTGATGGTGATGCGCAAGGGCGAGCTGATCGCCGAGTTTTCGCCGCACCACAGCACCGAACAACAGATCGCCGAGGTGGTGAATGGATAA
- a CDS encoding ABC transporter permease → MDKSLLARLAGRHEFYLGLLVLLLAIGLSVSASEFLTLGNLTDVATSYAILGILACGLFVVLIAGGIDISFPAITAIAQYVMASWVIQHGGGFPLAFALAMGVGLLLGLVNGFLVYWLKVPAIIITIATLNLFYGLLVYATNGTWLYGFPDWFMDGISWFSFQGADGYDYGLTLPLLCLLAVIIVTGVLMNFTRLGRQIFAMGGNRDAASRLGLNLLRLHFYVYGYMGILAGIAAVVQAQITQSVAPNSLLGFELTVLAAVVLGGTSMTGGRGSLTGTLLGVVLLAFLQNGLTLLSVSAYWHQVFSGAIILISISSTAWNEKRKLAKEL, encoded by the coding sequence ATGGATAAGTCATTATTGGCCCGCCTGGCCGGCCGGCACGAGTTTTACCTGGGCCTGCTGGTGTTGTTGCTGGCAATTGGCCTGAGCGTCAGCGCCAGCGAGTTTCTGACACTGGGTAACCTGACGGATGTCGCCACCAGCTACGCGATTCTCGGCATTCTCGCCTGCGGCCTGTTCGTGGTGCTGATAGCCGGCGGCATCGATATTTCATTCCCGGCGATCACCGCCATCGCGCAGTACGTGATGGCCAGTTGGGTCATTCAGCACGGCGGCGGCTTCCCGCTGGCGTTCGCACTGGCAATGGGCGTCGGCCTGCTGCTCGGGCTGGTGAACGGTTTTCTGGTCTACTGGCTGAAGGTGCCGGCGATCATCATCACCATCGCCACGCTGAACCTGTTCTACGGCTTACTGGTTTACGCCACCAACGGCACCTGGCTGTACGGTTTCCCGGACTGGTTTATGGATGGCATCAGCTGGTTCTCATTCCAGGGGGCCGACGGTTATGACTACGGCCTGACGCTGCCGCTGCTGTGCCTGCTGGCGGTAATTATCGTCACCGGCGTGCTGATGAACTTTACCCGCCTCGGCCGCCAAATTTTCGCCATGGGCGGCAACCGCGATGCGGCGTCGCGCCTGGGGCTGAACCTGCTGCGGCTGCACTTCTACGTTTACGGCTACATGGGCATTCTGGCGGGTATCGCCGCGGTGGTGCAGGCGCAGATAACCCAGTCGGTAGCCCCCAACTCCCTGCTCGGTTTTGAGCTGACGGTGCTGGCTGCGGTGGTGCTGGGCGGCACCAGCATGACCGGTGGGCGCGGCTCCTTGACCGGCACGCTGCTGGGCGTGGTGCTGTTGGCCTTCCTGCAAAACGGCCTGACGCTGCTCAGCGTGTCGGCCTATTGGCACCAGGTGTTCAGCGGCGCGATCATTTTGATCAGCATCAGCAGCACCGCCTGGAATGAAAAACGCAAGCTGGCCAAGGAGCTATGA
- a CDS encoding ABC transporter permease, translating to MIQLTRLIPNDRIIRLQSAIIIAVALLFAGLLGSRFFSLGNFQSIASQLPILGMLALGMGITMLTGGINLSIIAGANACSLVMAAIIVSHPDQPLFLALALLAGLLVAVAIGALNGVLVAWIGVSPILASLGTMTLITGLNILLSNGAVISGFPAAIQYLGNGSLLGIPVALLLFLLVSVGLWLLLEHTTLGRSLYLIGSNEQATRFSGVNTARVQIAVYILSALLGWGAALLMMAKFNSAKAGYGESYLLVTILASVLGGINPDGGFGRVLGLVLALIVLQMLESGLNLLGVSSYLTMALWGGVLILFIALQNRKA from the coding sequence ATGATCCAGTTAACCCGTCTGATCCCCAACGATCGGATCATCCGCCTGCAGAGCGCGATCATTATCGCCGTGGCGCTGCTGTTCGCCGGGCTGCTCGGATCGCGCTTCTTCAGCCTCGGCAATTTCCAGTCGATCGCCTCGCAGCTTCCTATCCTCGGCATGCTGGCGCTCGGTATGGGCATTACCATGCTGACCGGCGGCATCAATCTGTCGATTATCGCCGGTGCCAACGCCTGCTCGCTGGTGATGGCAGCCATTATCGTCAGCCACCCGGACCAACCGCTGTTTCTGGCGCTGGCACTGCTGGCCGGGCTGCTGGTCGCCGTCGCCATTGGCGCGCTTAACGGCGTGTTGGTCGCCTGGATTGGCGTTTCGCCCATCCTCGCTTCGCTCGGCACCATGACGCTGATCACCGGCCTGAATATTCTGCTGTCCAACGGCGCGGTGATCTCCGGCTTCCCGGCGGCGATTCAGTATCTCGGCAACGGTAGTCTGCTCGGCATTCCGGTGGCGCTGCTGCTGTTCCTGCTGGTATCCGTTGGCCTGTGGCTATTGCTGGAGCACACCACGCTCGGACGCAGCCTGTATCTGATTGGCTCCAACGAGCAAGCCACCCGTTTTAGCGGCGTAAACACCGCCCGGGTACAGATTGCGGTCTATATTTTGTCCGCCCTGCTCGGCTGGGGTGCGGCGCTGCTGATGATGGCCAAATTCAACTCGGCCAAGGCCGGTTACGGCGAATCCTATCTGCTGGTGACCATTTTGGCCTCGGTGCTGGGCGGCATTAATCCGGACGGTGGGTTTGGCCGGGTGCTGGGTCTGGTGCTGGCGCTGATTGTGCTGCAAATGCTGGAAAGCGGCCTCAACCTGCTGGGCGTCAGCAGCTATCTGACCATGGCCCTGTGGGGCGGTGTGCTGATCCTGTTTATCGCATTACAGAATCGAAAAGCCTGA
- a CDS encoding FGGY-family carbohydrate kinase, protein MASYFIGVDVGTGSARAGVFDLNGHMVGQASRTIDLYRPKADFVEQSSDNIWQAVCNAVRDAVNQADINPIQVKGLGFDATCSLVVLDKEGQPLTVSPSGRTEQNIIVWMDHRAITQAERINATKHRVLDFVGGIISPEMQTPKMLWLKQHMPTTWANAGYLFDLPDFLTWRATQDATRSLCSTVCKWTYLGHEQRWDKSYFKQIGLEDVLEHDAAKIGSDVKMMGEPLGHGLTQRAASEMGLIAGTAVSVSIIDAHAGTLGTLGATGVSGEVADFNRRVALIGGTSTGHMAMSRTARFIGGVWGPYYSAILPEYWLNEGGQSATGALIDHVIQSHPCYPELLAQAKTQGQTIYEVLNALLRRMAGEPEEIAFLTQDIHMLPYFHGNRSPRANPTLTGTLTGLKLSRTPEDMALHYLATIQAIALGTRHIIETMNQSGYSIDTIMASGGGTKNPIFVQEHANATGCAMLLPEESEAMLLGGAMMGTVAAGVYDTLPEAMSAMSRIGKTVTPQTNKIKRYYDRKYRVFHELYNDHMKYRQLMQEEA, encoded by the coding sequence ATGGCGAGCTATTTTATTGGCGTAGATGTAGGCACCGGAAGTGCGCGCGCAGGGGTATTCGATCTCAACGGTCACATGGTCGGGCAGGCCAGCCGAACCATCGACCTGTATCGTCCGAAAGCAGACTTCGTTGAGCAGTCTTCGGACAATATCTGGCAGGCGGTGTGCAACGCGGTGCGCGATGCGGTCAACCAGGCCGACATCAACCCGATTCAGGTTAAAGGACTGGGTTTTGACGCCACCTGTTCTCTGGTGGTGTTGGACAAAGAGGGCCAACCGCTGACCGTCAGCCCATCCGGCCGCACCGAGCAGAACATCATCGTGTGGATGGATCACCGGGCCATCACCCAGGCCGAACGCATCAATGCCACCAAACACCGGGTGCTGGATTTCGTCGGCGGCATCATTTCGCCGGAAATGCAGACCCCCAAAATGCTGTGGTTGAAACAGCATATGCCGACCACCTGGGCCAATGCCGGTTACCTGTTTGACCTGCCGGACTTCCTCACCTGGCGGGCCACCCAGGACGCCACCCGTTCACTGTGTTCGACGGTGTGCAAATGGACCTATCTCGGCCATGAACAGCGCTGGGACAAAAGCTATTTCAAACAGATTGGATTGGAAGACGTGCTGGAGCACGATGCCGCCAAGATCGGCAGCGACGTCAAAATGATGGGCGAACCGCTCGGCCACGGCCTCACCCAGCGTGCCGCCAGTGAAATGGGCCTGATTGCCGGCACGGCGGTCAGCGTCTCGATCATTGACGCCCACGCCGGGACGCTCGGCACGCTTGGCGCTACCGGGGTTTCCGGTGAAGTGGCAGATTTTAACCGCCGCGTTGCGCTGATTGGCGGTACTTCCACCGGCCATATGGCGATGTCCCGTACCGCACGTTTTATTGGCGGCGTATGGGGGCCGTATTACTCGGCGATCCTGCCGGAATACTGGCTGAACGAGGGCGGCCAGTCCGCCACCGGTGCGCTGATTGACCACGTGATCCAGTCGCATCCTTGCTACCCGGAGCTGCTGGCACAGGCAAAAACCCAGGGACAGACGATTTATGAAGTGCTGAATGCCCTGCTGCGCCGCATGGCAGGTGAACCGGAGGAGATTGCCTTCCTCACCCAGGATATTCATATGCTGCCGTATTTCCACGGCAACCGTTCACCACGTGCCAACCCGACGCTGACCGGTACTCTGACCGGGCTGAAGCTGTCGCGTACCCCGGAAGATATGGCCTTGCATTATCTGGCGACCATCCAGGCGATTGCGCTGGGTACCCGCCATATTATTGAAACCATGAACCAAAGTGGCTACAGCATCGACACCATCATGGCCAGCGGCGGCGGTACCAAAAACCCGATTTTCGTGCAGGAACATGCCAATGCCACCGGCTGCGCCATGCTGTTACCGGAAGAGAGCGAGGCGATGCTGTTGGGGGGAGCGATGATGGGCACGGTGGCGGCCGGGGTATACGACACGCTGCCGGAAGCCATGAGCGCCATGAGTCGCATCGGTAAAACCGTGACGCCACAGACCAACAAAATCAAACGCTATTACGACCGTAAATACCGCGTGTTCCATGAGCTGTATAACGACCACATGAAATACCGCCAACTGATGCAGGAGGAAGCCTGA
- a CDS encoding KpsF/GutQ family sugar-phosphate isomerase, with amino-acid sequence MQQEWQRATEAWAIYSRELAQLSQRIDAQSWQRLLTALAECRGKIVVTGVGTSGIAARKIAHMLACVERPAIYLNATDAAHGDLGFLRSDDLMILISRGGNSDELTRLLPTLQAKGVPLIGVTENPDSAIAKAARLVIRTGVENEIDPLNMLATTSIVLVLAIFDAACACLMERSGYDKETLLAVHPGGDVGKRLLQGK; translated from the coding sequence ATGCAGCAGGAATGGCAGCGGGCCACTGAAGCCTGGGCAATCTACAGCCGGGAACTGGCACAGCTGAGCCAGCGCATCGACGCACAAAGCTGGCAACGGTTGCTGACGGCATTGGCCGAGTGCCGGGGGAAAATCGTGGTCACCGGCGTCGGGACTTCCGGTATTGCGGCACGCAAGATAGCCCATATGCTGGCCTGCGTGGAACGGCCAGCCATCTACCTGAACGCCACCGATGCAGCACACGGCGATCTGGGCTTTTTGCGCAGCGATGATTTGATGATTCTGATTTCGCGCGGTGGAAATTCTGACGAATTGACCCGCCTGCTGCCAACGCTGCAGGCCAAGGGTGTGCCGCTGATCGGCGTGACGGAAAATCCGGATTCGGCGATCGCCAAAGCAGCACGGTTGGTGATCCGTACCGGGGTAGAAAATGAGATAGATCCACTGAATATGCTGGCAACGACGTCTATCGTGCTGGTATTGGCAATCTTCGACGCGGCCTGTGCCTGCCTGATGGAACGCAGTGGCTACGATAAAGAAACGTTGCTGGCGGTACACCCAGGCGGTGACGTCGGCAAGCGCTTGCTGCAGGGGAAATAA
- a CDS encoding bifunctional metallophosphatase/5'-nucleotidase: MKKTLLAVLLCLGTSAMASEPVNITVLGTSDLHGTFVPWDYSTDTENLAGSLSQIATQVQQVRAKQPNVILVDAGDTIQGNFVETFKNDKTSPMILGFNALDYDVWVMGNHEFDFGLKPLSTSLNQFKGTALAGNILWESGKPYLPAYKIIERQGVKIGIIGMDTPMTAEFAKGTDRVKGLNFTDPVQAVKQVIQQIQGEVDAIVLVAHMGIDNENQRPGTGVGDIARANPELAAIVAGHMHVKVDKEVINGVIVTEPDKYGRALSRIDLQFEQHNGKYVLINKDSYTYPIKGIASDKKLEEIYQPYHKILRANANRPIAQLSGQDLVPPDAVKGIPQVHVQDTGISKLYQEASRYYAPKAQVIALQIDNDRPKLNVGTITAKDIAFNYQYAGGEITVYQLSGKELKKYMEWSAGYFNQLQDGDVTYSFNPQRRASKYSTNDFFDGVTYKIDLRQPVGQRIRDLRMADGTPVTDSMPIRLGMNSYRMGHLTQKGGALEGMQFPVLSDSKAEYGEEAGTIRNLTIRYLTEVKKGQYQGQAVQRWQLVGLEGYERERKIVEKLLNDGKISVPTSEDGRYGNVASFNVKPLLIGEPKARQQQQAALKEEMAAASDPVAKKRLSDRLVILEAINKA; encoded by the coding sequence ATGAAGAAGACACTCCTTGCTGTTTTGCTTTGCCTGGGTACCTCTGCAATGGCTTCTGAACCAGTCAATATCACCGTCCTCGGCACGTCCGATCTGCACGGTACCTTTGTGCCCTGGGATTATTCGACCGACACCGAAAACCTGGCCGGCAGCCTGAGCCAAATCGCCACTCAGGTGCAACAGGTACGGGCGAAGCAGCCCAACGTGATCCTGGTCGATGCCGGCGACACCATCCAGGGCAACTTTGTCGAGACTTTTAAAAACGACAAAACCAGCCCGATGATCCTCGGGTTTAACGCGCTGGACTATGACGTCTGGGTGATGGGTAACCATGAGTTCGATTTCGGCCTCAAACCGCTTTCCACCTCACTGAACCAGTTCAAGGGCACGGCCTTGGCCGGCAATATTCTGTGGGAGAGCGGCAAACCCTACCTGCCGGCGTATAAAATCATTGAACGTCAGGGAGTGAAAATCGGCATTATTGGCATGGATACGCCGATGACCGCAGAGTTCGCCAAAGGCACCGACCGGGTGAAAGGGCTGAATTTTACCGATCCGGTACAGGCGGTGAAGCAGGTCATTCAGCAAATTCAGGGTGAAGTGGACGCTATCGTGCTGGTGGCGCACATGGGCATCGACAACGAGAACCAGCGCCCTGGCACCGGCGTTGGCGATATCGCTCGTGCGAACCCGGAACTGGCGGCGATCGTCGCCGGGCACATGCACGTAAAAGTCGATAAAGAAGTGATTAACGGCGTGATCGTTACCGAACCGGACAAATATGGCCGTGCGCTGTCGCGCATCGATTTGCAGTTTGAGCAGCATAACGGCAAGTACGTGCTGATCAACAAAGACAGCTATACCTACCCAATCAAAGGCATCGCGTCGGATAAAAAGCTGGAAGAGATTTATCAGCCTTATCACAAGATTTTGCGCGCCAACGCCAACCGGCCTATTGCCCAGCTCAGCGGCCAGGATCTGGTGCCGCCGGATGCGGTGAAGGGGATCCCGCAGGTACACGTGCAGGATACCGGCATCAGCAAACTGTATCAGGAAGCCAGCCGTTACTATGCGCCGAAGGCGCAGGTGATCGCGCTGCAGATTGATAATGACCGGCCGAAATTAAACGTCGGCACCATCACGGCCAAAGATATCGCCTTCAATTATCAATATGCCGGCGGCGAGATCACCGTGTACCAACTCAGCGGCAAAGAGCTGAAGAAGTACATGGAATGGTCGGCGGGCTACTTCAATCAGCTGCAGGACGGCGATGTGACCTACAGCTTCAACCCGCAGCGCCGCGCGTCCAAGTATTCCACCAATGATTTCTTCGATGGCGTGACCTATAAAATCGACCTGCGCCAACCGGTCGGGCAGCGTATCCGTGATTTGCGCATGGCCGACGGCACGCCGGTGACTGACAGCATGCCGATCCGTCTGGGCATGAACAGCTATCGCATGGGGCACCTGACGCAAAAAGGCGGCGCGCTGGAAGGCATGCAGTTCCCGGTATTGTCGGACAGCAAGGCTGAATATGGCGAAGAGGCCGGAACCATCCGCAACCTGACTATCCGTTATCTGACCGAAGTGAAAAAAGGCCAGTATCAGGGACAGGCGGTGCAGCGCTGGCAGTTGGTTGGGTTGGAAGGCTACGAGCGTGAACGTAAAATCGTCGAAAAACTGCTGAACGACGGCAAAATCAGCGTACCTACCAGTGAAGATGGGCGCTACGGCAATGTCGCGTCGTTCAACGTGAAGCCACTGCTGATCGGCGAGCCGAAGGCCCGTCAGCAGCAACAGGCGGCATTGAAGGAAGAAATGGCCGCCGCCAGCGATCCGGTGGCGAAAAAACGCCTGAGCGATCGGTTAGTGATTCTCGAGGCGATTAACAAAGCCTGA
- the rsmJ gene encoding 16S rRNA (guanine(1516)-N(2))-methyltransferase RsmJ: MSVCLLCEEGADPGALSILAERWQLVSDDDATMALVLTPQRLELRKRDEPKLGAIYVDFISGTMAHRRRFGGGRGEAVAKAVGIKGSYRPNVVDATAGLGRDAFVLASLGCRVRMLERNPVVAALLDDGLQRGYQDAEIGPWLRERMTLLHASSLTALAELDSPPEVVYLDPMYPHKQKSALVKKEMRVFQSLVGSDDDADGLLAPARRLATKRVVVKRPDYAPPLANVPAHAASTTKSHRFDIYMPYPLHT, encoded by the coding sequence GTGAGCGTGTGTTTATTGTGTGAAGAAGGCGCCGATCCCGGCGCCTTGTCTATTCTGGCGGAACGCTGGCAGTTGGTTTCGGACGACGACGCGACGATGGCGCTGGTGCTGACGCCGCAACGTCTGGAGTTGCGTAAGCGTGACGAACCCAAGCTGGGGGCGATCTACGTCGATTTCATCTCCGGCACTATGGCGCACCGACGCCGCTTTGGCGGCGGGCGTGGCGAAGCGGTGGCGAAAGCGGTCGGCATCAAGGGCAGCTATCGGCCAAACGTGGTGGATGCTACGGCAGGGCTGGGGCGCGATGCCTTTGTGCTGGCCTCGCTGGGCTGCCGGGTGAGGATGCTGGAGCGTAATCCTGTGGTGGCTGCCTTGCTGGACGATGGACTGCAACGCGGCTATCAGGATGCGGAAATCGGCCCATGGCTGCGCGAGCGCATGACTCTGCTGCATGCCTCCAGTCTGACGGCGTTAGCCGAGCTCGACTCACCACCCGAGGTGGTGTACCTGGATCCCATGTACCCGCACAAGCAGAAAAGCGCGCTGGTGAAGAAAGAGATGCGGGTGTTCCAGTCGCTGGTGGGCAGCGACGACGATGCCGATGGTCTGCTGGCGCCGGCACGCCGTCTGGCGACCAAGCGCGTGGTGGTTAAACGGCCGGATTACGCTCCACCATTGGCTAACGTGCCCGCGCATGCGGCCTCGACCACCAAGAGTCACCGTTTCGATATTTATATGCCCTATCCCCTTCATACTTGA
- the prlC gene encoding oligopeptidase A gives MTNPLLTPFSLPPFSAIRPEDIVPAVQSALDDCRAAVERVVAQPGPFTWDNLCQPLAESDDRLSRIWSPVGHLNSVKNSPELRAAYEQALPLLSEYGTWVGQHEGLYQAYRSLKEGEAFNQLTVPQRKSVENALRDFELSGIGLSPEKQRRYGEIVARLSELGSTYSNNVLDATMGWSKLITDQAELSGLPESALAQAQAMAQAKEQEGWLLTLDMPSYLPVLTYGDNRVLREEMYRAFATRASDQGPNAGKWDNSEVMAETLALRHELAQLLGFDSYADKSLATKMAENPEQVLGFLSDLAKRARPQAEQELAQLRAFAKQHYGVDELEAWDITYYGEKQKQHLFSISDEQLRPYFPEQRVVQGLFEVVKRIYGITAKERKDVDTWHPEVRFFDLFDANGELRGSFYLDLYARENKRGGAWMDDCVGSLRKANGELQKPVAYLTCNFNRPLGDKPALFTHNEVTTLFHEFGHGLHHMLTQIDTAGVSGISGVPWDAVELPSQFMENWCWEPEALAFISGHYQSGEPLPKEMLDKLLAAKNYQAALFILRQLEFGLFDFRMHAEYSPEKGAQILPTLAEVKKMVAVVPSPSWGRFPHAFSHIFAGGYAAGYYSYLWAEVLSADAYSRFEEEGIFNAETGKSFLDNILSRGGSEEPMELFKRFRGREPQLDAMLRHYGIKG, from the coding sequence ATGACAAATCCGTTGCTGACTCCGTTTTCCCTGCCGCCGTTTTCCGCCATTCGCCCAGAAGATATCGTGCCTGCGGTGCAATCCGCCTTGGACGACTGTCGCGCTGCGGTAGAGCGCGTTGTCGCGCAACCGGGGCCATTTACCTGGGATAACCTGTGTCAGCCGCTGGCGGAGTCTGACGATCGCCTGTCGCGCATCTGGTCGCCGGTCGGCCATCTGAACTCGGTGAAAAACAGCCCGGAACTGCGTGCCGCCTATGAGCAGGCGCTGCCGTTGCTGTCTGAGTACGGCACCTGGGTAGGGCAACACGAAGGGCTATACCAGGCTTACCGTAGCCTGAAAGAAGGCGAAGCCTTCAATCAACTGACAGTGCCGCAGCGCAAGTCGGTAGAAAACGCGCTGCGTGATTTCGAACTGTCGGGCATTGGCCTGTCGCCGGAAAAACAGCGTCGTTACGGCGAGATCGTCGCCCGCCTTTCCGAACTGGGTTCCACTTACAGCAACAACGTGCTCGACGCCACCATGGGCTGGAGCAAGTTGATCACCGATCAAGCCGAACTGAGCGGCCTGCCGGAAAGCGCGCTGGCTCAGGCTCAGGCGATGGCGCAGGCCAAAGAGCAGGAAGGCTGGTTGCTGACGCTGGATATGCCAAGCTATCTGCCGGTGCTGACCTATGGCGATAACCGCGTGCTGCGTGAAGAAATGTATCGTGCTTTCGCTACCCGCGCCTCCGATCAGGGGCCAAATGCCGGCAAATGGGACAACAGTGAAGTGATGGCGGAAACGCTGGCGTTGCGTCACGAACTGGCCCAGTTGCTGGGCTTTGACAGCTACGCCGACAAGTCGCTGGCGACCAAAATGGCTGAAAACCCGGAGCAGGTACTGGGTTTCCTGAGTGATTTGGCCAAACGCGCCCGTCCGCAGGCCGAGCAGGAACTGGCGCAGCTGCGTGCCTTTGCCAAACAGCATTACGGTGTGGATGAGCTGGAAGCCTGGGACATCACCTATTACGGCGAAAAACAAAAACAGCACCTGTTCTCGATCAGCGACGAGCAACTGCGCCCCTACTTCCCGGAACAGCGTGTGGTACAAGGCCTGTTCGAAGTGGTGAAACGCATTTATGGCATCACTGCCAAAGAGCGTAAGGATGTGGATACCTGGCATCCAGAAGTGCGCTTCTTTGATCTGTTCGACGCTAACGGTGAGCTGCGCGGCAGCTTCTACCTCGACCTGTATGCCCGCGAAAACAAGCGCGGCGGGGCCTGGATGGATGACTGTGTCGGTAGCCTGCGCAAGGCCAACGGCGAGCTGCAAAAACCGGTTGCCTATCTGACCTGTAACTTCAACCGTCCGCTGGGCGACAAGCCGGCGCTGTTCACCCATAACGAAGTGACCACGCTGTTCCACGAGTTCGGCCACGGTCTGCACCATATGCTGACCCAAATCGACACCGCCGGTGTTTCCGGTATTAGCGGTGTGCCATGGGATGCGGTCGAACTGCCGAGCCAGTTTATGGAAAACTGGTGCTGGGAGCCGGAAGCGCTGGCATTTATCTCCGGCCATTATCAAAGCGGTGAGCCGCTGCCGAAGGAGATGCTGGACAAGTTGCTGGCCGCCAAAAACTACCAGGCTGCGCTGTTCATCCTGCGTCAGTTGGAGTTTGGCCTGTTCGACTTCCGCATGCACGCCGAATACAGCCCGGAGAAAGGTGCGCAGATCCTGCCGACGTTGGCAGAAGTGAAAAAAATGGTGGCGGTTGTGCCTTCTCCAAGCTGGGGCCGTTTCCCGCACGCTTTCAGCCACATCTTTGCCGGTGGTTACGCGGCGGGTTACTACAGCTACCTGTGGGCAGAAGTGTTGTCGGCAGATGCCTATTCGCGCTTTGAAGAAGAGGGGATTTTCAACGCCGAAACCGGTAAATCCTTCCTCGACAACATCCTGTCGCGTGGCGGTTCCGAAGAGCCGATGGAACTGTTCAAACGCTTCCGTGGCCGTGAGCCGCAGCTGGATGCTATGCTGCGCCATTACGGCATTAAAGGATAA
- a CDS encoding HIT family protein, producing the protein MSCIFCEMVAGRVPCHKIWEDESHMAFLSIYPNTEGFSVVIPKAHYESYAFALPEEVLSELMLATKRVAQLLDRAFDDVGRCGMVFEGFGVDHVHAKLIPMHGTAALEQWQPIESTSAKFFDRYEGYLSSHDAARADDEHLAVLAAKIRQSAV; encoded by the coding sequence ATGAGCTGCATCTTTTGCGAAATGGTGGCGGGCAGAGTGCCGTGCCATAAAATTTGGGAAGACGAGAGTCATATGGCGTTCCTTTCCATTTATCCGAATACCGAGGGTTTCAGCGTAGTGATCCCCAAGGCGCACTATGAGAGCTATGCCTTTGCGTTGCCGGAAGAGGTACTCAGCGAGCTGATGTTGGCGACCAAGCGGGTAGCGCAGTTGCTCGACCGGGCGTTTGACGACGTGGGCCGCTGCGGCATGGTGTTCGAAGGTTTTGGCGTCGACCATGTGCATGCCAAGCTGATCCCGATGCACGGTACCGCTGCGCTGGAACAGTGGCAGCCTATCGAATCGACCTCGGCGAAATTCTTCGACCGCTATGAGGGTTACCTTTCGTCCCACGACGCGGCGCGCGCTGACGACGAGCATCTGGCCGTGCTGGCCGCGAAGATCCGTCAGAGTGCGGTTTAA